Genomic window (Streptomyces clavuligerus):
CCTCGCACTCTGTACGGCGCCTAGGTATTCCCGCAAGCGGGAATACTGTGCGCTCCGCGCACGCAGTAACAAGTTTGACGTGGGTGGGGAAGCGAGGGTCATGGCTCGGTCAACCCAGGGTGATGCAGTGTGCAAGATCAGCCTCCGGCGGCCTTCTGTACATCGGATGTGTCACGAACCTCGGCCCCGGCCATCGGTGACAGGCACTCGGTGCGGCCCTACTGACAGGCTGTCATCCATTACGTACGGCCCTCTTCTGGCCTGCATCACCCGGGTGATGCAGGGTGTAAAGTCAGTATCCTGTCCCGCACCCCCAGTTTCCGGGTAAATCCTGTCGGAGCCTTTTTCTGAGTGCGCCTCATATTGCCGTCTCAAGGAGTACGGAAAGAATGGGTATTGATCTGCGTGACCATCAGGTTGAAGCCGTGGATGCGATTATCCGCGGTCTTGATATTCCGCCGGGGAAGAGGGTTCCCCGTACTGGCATTCGCGGTCAGGTGCGCTCGGCCTGTGGTACGGGTAAGACGGTGATGGCGGCGGCCGCTGCTCGGCGGATGCTGCCGCACGGGCGGGTGCTGGTGGTGGTGCCGACGCTGGAGTTGCTCACCCAGACGGTCCGGGAGTGGCGGAAGGTGGGCCATGAAGGGCCGGCGGTCGCGGTGTGCTCGCTCCAGGACGATGCGGAGCTGTGGTCGATGGAGGTGCGCTGTACCACCAGCCCGGTCCGTCTCGCGCTGTGGCACGGCACCGGGCCGGTGACCGTCTACGCCACCTACGCCAGCCTCGGAGTCCTCGTGGAAGCCTTCGAGGGGGTATACGGACAGCAGCTGGCCCCGATGGACCTGGTGGTGGTCGACGAGGCGCACCGCACAAGTGGTTCACTGGGGAAGGCGTGGGCGGACGTCCACGACCATACGGTCATCCCGTCGGCGCGGCGGCTCTACATGACCGCGACGCCGCGGATCTGGCAGGAACGCCCGCCGCACCAGGAGGTGCGGGAAGGCCGGCGGGACGCCCTGCCGGAGGAGATGGCCGCCTCCATGGACGACACCGGCATCTTCGGGCCGGTGCTGTACGAGCTCACGTTGGCTCAGGCGGTGACACGGGGTCTCTTGGCCCGGTATCAGATCATCGTCGTCGAACTCGCCGACCCCGTCGTCACCCCGGAACGGCTGGGGAGCGAGGAGCGGCACGAGGAGGAGATCCGCGGGGAACGGCTCGCAGCCCTCCAGGCCGCGATGCTCCGTACCGCCGTCGACCATGACCTGAAAACCATGATCACCTTCCACCACCGCACCATCGAGGCGGAGGCATACGCCACCGGGCTGCCCGCCGTGGCGAAGCGGCTGCATACTGCCGACCCCGGCCGGTACCCGAAGACCGTGTGGGCAGGCTGGCTCCAGGGCGAACACCCCGCCGAGCACCGCCGCCAGATCCTCGAAGAGTTCGCCGCCCGGACCGGACTCGCCATGCTGTCCAACTGCAAGGTGCTCGGGGAGGGTGTCGATATCAGGGCCGTGGACTCCGTGGCCCTCCTCGACCCGAAAGACGCCCCGCACGACATCGTCCAAGCCATCGGCCGCGCCCTGCGACAGAAACCCGACGAAGGGAAACTCGCATCGCTGGTCGTACCGGTCTTCCTCGGGCCGGAAGAACAGCCCGAGGACATGTTCACAAGCGGGTCGTACAAGCCTTTGGTGAATGTGTTGCAGGGTTTGCGGGCGCATGACGAGTCGGCGGTGGAGCTTTTGGCGATTCCGCAGGAACCGCAGAAGCAGTCGGTCGAACCCTCCCTGCATATCGGCCCCGCACCCGGCGAGGGCGAGGCCGAGTCGCGGCTCCTGCTCCGGTTCTCGGTGCCCCGCGACCCCGTCATGATCGCGGAGTGGGTGTCGTTCAACGTGATCGACACCGAACGCCAGGACTGGGCCCGCGGCTACGCCGCCCTCAAGCGCTACGTGCTGCGCGAGGGGCATGCCCTGGTCCCGTACGGGCACCGCGAGCAGCCCGGCCCGTACCCGCTCGGGTACTGGGTCAGCCAGCAGCGCAAGACATACCGGGCCGGAACCCTGACCGGGAAGCGCGCGGAACGGCTGAAGCAGTTGGGGATGGTGTGGGAGGCCGAAGACGCCGCGTTCCAGGAGAACCTCGCCGCCGCACGCGCCTGGGCCGAACAGCACTGGGGCCTGTGCGCACCGCGGGCGGCCGTCGCGCTGGGGAAGCCAGTGGGCCAGTGGCTGTCGAATTTGCGTCGTCCTGGTGTTCTTGACGGGTATCCGGAACGGGCCGCCGCGCTCGCCGCCATCGACCCCGACTGGAACCCCGACTGGCCGGTGGAGTGGCAGCGGACCTACGCGTATGTCCGCGAGCTGCTCGCCGACGAGGGAACCAGCACCACGACCGGGAGCGGGACCGGAATCGCTGTCCTGCAACCCGGCGTCACCGTCCACGGCACCGACGTCGGACGCTGGCTCCACCGGCAACGCCAGCACACGGTATGGCGGGGGCTGATGGACGGGCAGCGCGAACGCCTGGCCCGCCTCGGCATCACACCCCTGCCCGCCCCTGCGAAGACGCGGGGGAAGGCCGGGAAGGGCGTGGGGGCCTTCGAGAGAGGCGTTGCGGCACTTGCCCAGTACAAGACCCGCACCGGGACGGTGGTGGTCCCCCGCGGGCACACAGAGGTACTGGAGGACGGCTGGGGCCCCGACGGAGACGGCGAGAAGACCGAAGTCCGCCTCGGCGTATGGATGTCCAACACCAAAACCCGCCGCACCGGACTCACCGACGACAAACTCGCGATCCTCGCCGCACTCGGACTCCACTGGACAGGGACGGAGGCGGGGGCGGGGGCGGCATGAAGGGACCGGTGGGAGGTCGAGAACGAGGCCGATGCCCAGGCACGGGCCGGGGTACGGCGCCGTGCGGCGGAGAAGAGTCTGACCGAGCGGAGGCGTAGCTCGCTGAGACGGTCCGAGGACAGCACAGTGACCGTGAAACCCTGCACACCCGCTCCGGGCTGACCGCCCCGCCGGATCCCCGGGCCGACGTGCCCGCCCGGTCCCGGGGCGGCTCACCCTTTGGGGTGCACTTCCCGGGTTCCGCCCCCGTACCGACCCGTACCCGTGTGAAGTGCCGTGGGACAGACCACCGCTCCGGTGGTCCCGTCGATCCATCCACTCACCCCCCACCGGGCCCTTCCCCCTGCCCAGGGACTCCTGGCGGCTCGGGCCCGGGAAACCCCAGGAACCCAGGAACGGAGTGACTCATGCGCATCCGCAGGACGTTACTGATTCCCGTCATCACGACCGCCACCGCCGGTCTCCTCGGCCTCGCCCCGGCGGGCACCGCCGTTCCTCCCCCGGCGGCGGAGGCCGCCGAGCCGCCCAGGGCCGTCGCCTCGGACTGGTCGGCCGGGGGCGAGGTGGCCACCGCGACCTGCCCGGCGGGCACCGGGCTGGTGGGCGGCGGCGCCGGGGCGCGCTACGCCCTGAACGGGGCGCACCAGGTGATCGACGACATCGAGGCGAACGCCCCCGATCCCGTCATGGCGAACAGCTGGAAGGTCCAGGTGAAGTTCGGCCAGGGGCGGGCCGTCGCCCTGTGCGACCCGGACGCGCCGACGCCGACGGTGGTCGCCTCGGAGTGGTCGGCGGACAAGGAGGTGGCCACCGCCACGTGTCCGGCGGGCACCAACCTCGTCGGCGGCGGACAGGACGCCCGGCTGCGGGTCAACGGCTACGACAACGTCATCGACGGCGTCGAGGCGAACGCGCCGTCTCCTGACACCCCGAACAGCTGGAAGGTACAGCTGCATCTGGGGCAGGCGCGGGCCTTCGCGATGTGCACGGCCGAAGCGCCCATGCCGACGGTGGTCGCCTCGGAGTGGTCGGCGGACAAGGAGGTGGCCACCGCGACCTGCCCGGCGGGCACCAACCTCGTCGGCGGCGGACAGGACGCCCGGCTGACCCAGAACCACTACGGCCAGGTCCTGGACGGCGTCGAGGCGAACGCGCCCTCCCCCGACCTGGCGAACAGCTGGAAGGTGCAGCTCAACGACGGCAAAGCGCGGGCCTTCGCGATGTGTACCGCCGAGGCGCCCCTCCCCGTGGTCGTCGCCTCTGAGTGGTCGGCCGACGGACAGCCCGCCGTCGCGACCTGCCCGGCGGGGACCCGGCTGACGGGCGGCGGGCAGGACGCCCGGCTGCGCCTCAACAACGCCGGGGATCCGATCGACGGTGTGACGGCCGATCTGCCCGACCCGGACCAGCCGAACAGCTGGAGGGTCCAGCTCCACTTCGGGCAGGCGCGGGCCTTCGCGATGTGCGCTCCCACTGCCTGACTCCGCCCCGGCGGGCCCGCGCCCGGACAGGGCCGGTGGACACGGCCCTTCAGACGCGGTCCCCCCTGGACGCGGTCTCCCCCGGTGGGAGGCCGCGTCCGACCTCGTACCCGCTTCCGTGCCTGTGCCTGTGCCGTTCGTGGCGAGACGGGTACGCGGCACGGCGGTGGGCGGACCGGGTCAGGTCCGGGGGCGGGCGCCGCTGCGCGCGTACTGCCCGGGGGCGACCCCCATCAGCCGCTTCAACGGGGCTCTGACGGACCACGGACAGGCGCTTCCCGCGCACACGGCCGTTTGCCAGGAACCTCACCTGATCGCTGAGACTGCGGGCAGCGGGCCAACTGCGGTCGCCTCGGAGAGAATGACGCCTCTGACCGGCCCTTGTCTCACACGGGTGAGAGCGTTTCCAGGCATTTTGTCCACAGCACCGGGCAGCAGGACGGGAAGACAGGTGTTCAGCGCCCGGCTGCACGTGAAGCCAGGCGGGCACACCAAGGGCCTGCAACCGAGCTTGCTGTCGCAGCGCTGGCAGGTGGGGCAACTGTCTCTTGTACACCGCGGGCGGTCTGCGGCGCGGCCGACGGGGGTGGTGCAGTCGGCAGGTACCACCGCCCGGGTTCTGTCCGGGCTGCCGGGCTGCGGCGGTGTGCCGGCCTGGACCGGGTGCGCACCGCTCAGCAGTGCGGCGAGCATGAGCATCACGGCACCGGCCACCAGGCGGCTCCGCGGTGTTCCGCAGGTCATCCTCATGAGCCTTTCATCCCTTCGCCCGGAGGCCGCGGACCGGGTGCCCGCACCCACCCAGGCTCAGTGCAGCACGCACCATCTCCGACAGCAACACACAAAGCAATAGTGCGACTACCTTCCGTAAGGATAGGCTGTTTGGGGGACTGCCCGGACATGAACAGGCACGCTCATAACAGCCACCCATCCTGGGTGGTTGGCCCCGGACAGCACAGCTTGGTCATTCCATGACAGCCGTGATCAACGCCGCCCTGCACGCAAGCAGGCGGAACCTCCATCCTGGCCTGGCTGACGCCCACCCGGTGCTACCGCCGCACACATTCACAGCTGGGGCTCGACTGGGCAGGGGTGGGGCAGCGTGAGGAGCTGGTGGGAGGTCGAGGACGAGGCCGCCGAGGAGGTCCGTACTCCCCCGGTCGCCCCGAGGTCGCCGTATCTCCGTGCCCGATCCTGAGACCGAGCTGGACCGCTGTGAAGTCTGGGTCTTCGAATGGCGCCGTGTACGGGCGATCCGCGCCCGTTACGGACCACCCCCGAACAGCTCCTCGTCCAGCTCGCCCGGCACGTGCAGGCCGGGGAGAACCGTACAGTGACAGCAAAACCCTTCACACCGGGCTGACCGTCCCCCAGGCCGGCCATGTCCCCAGCACGGGGATGCCCTGGGCGGGCTGTGCCGAGCCACGGTAATGGGCAGCGTCCTCACTCGTCAGTGCCAGGATTCGGGGATGTAGATGACCGATATCACGCGTGCGATCGCGGCTGCGACGTCGGTCGCCGTGTCGCTCGGTCTGTCGGCCGACGACGCCATCGTTCTCCACACCTCGAACAGGCTGGCACTGCGGCTGACGCCGTGTAACGTCCTTGCCCGGGTCGGCCCTGCGGGGCATGAGGCAGCACCGTTCGAAGTCGAGCTCGCTCAGCGGCTCGCGCGGGCCGGATGCCCGACGGGCCTCCTGGAACCCCGGGTGGACCCACGTGTGTACACGCGCGACGGGTTCACCGTGACGCTGTGGACCTACTACGCACCCGTGACACCGCACGTCTCACCGGACGGCTACGCCAAGGCGCTGGAACGTCTGCATGCCGGCATGCGCAAGGTCGGCGGGCCGAGCCCGCGGTTCACGGATCGCATCGCGGAGGCGGAAGGCATCGTTGCCTGCCCGGATCTCTCACCCGCTCTCGCCGACGCGGACCGCGCGTTCCTCGGCGGCAGGCTGGGAAGCCTGCGACGGGCGGTCGAGAGCCGCGGTGCCGTGGAGCAGTTGCTCCACGGTGAGCCGCATCCGGGCAATGTGCTGAGCACGGAGGGTGGTTTGTTGTTCATCGATCTTGAGACGTGCTGCCGCGGACCCGTCGAGTTCGATCTTGCCCATGTTCCCGAGGCGGTCTGCGAGCACTATCCGAACGTCGACCAAGGGCTGCTGGACGAGTGCCGGCAGCTCGTTCTCGCGATGGTCGCGGCCTGGCGCTGGGAACGCGGCGACCAGCTCCCGAACGGGAGGCGCTTCGGAGAGGAATTCCTGCGCCTGCTGCGCGCTGGCCCTCCGTGGCCGACACTCGACACGGTCATCAGGCGACCGGACGGTCCGGAGAAAACGCCGAAGGTCACGCGGAGGCGGTAGGAAGCGACGCGAGGGGGGCTGCGGCCGTATCGGCCCGCCGCCCGCAGTCCACCGGACGACCTGTAACCGTCCGGCCGATCACACCCGTCCCGCCGAGGACCACCGCACGACGCGCCCTACCCGGCTCTCCCACCCCCACCGGCCCGCAGAGCCTCACCTCGATGAATCCCCTCCGCCGCCCTCAGCGCCGGTCCATGCGTAGCCTCCGCCCTCGCTCTCTCGCCGTCGTCCTGCGTGAGGCGTTCGGTAAGCCCTGGCCCCGGGGCGCGTTCCGCGGCCGTTCCTCGGGATGAGGAATGCGCCCGGGAAAACCGGATGACCATGTCCGGCGTCCGGACGTAGCCTCGGAGCGTGGACGAGATCGACAGACAGATCCAGGCCGAACTGGCCGAACTCGACGCGCTGGAAGCGGCGGAGGCGCGCGGTGAGTACCTGCCCCTTCCCGTGAGCACCGAACCGCCGCCGCCCGAGGGCTGGTTCCCCTGCCCCTGTTGTGGGCACCAGATGTTCAGCGGGGTCGGGGACTACGAGATCTGCGCGGTGTGCTCCTGGGAGGACGACCTCGTCCAGCTGCGGGTTCCGTGGTCCTTCGGCGCCAACGCGGTGTGCCTGATGGAGGCACAGGCCAACTACCGCCGGTACGGGGCCATGGAGGAGCGCTTCGTCACCAAGGTGCGCCCGGCCGCGCCCAATGAGCCGCTGGACCCGGGATTCCGGCCGGTCGACCTGGCGCGGGATTCCTTCGAGAGGCTGGGCGATACGGGGCCCCTGCCCTCGGATCTGTCCGTGCTCTACTGGTGGCGCCCGTCGTACTGGCGCCGGAGCGAGCCGCCCACCGGGCAGTTCTTCACCCCGGACCGGTGAGAACCAACCGCCCGGGCCTTGTCCGCAGGGCCAGCTGCACGCGGGCGTACCTGCGCCGGAGTGTCCGACCGCACCTTATTTCCGCGGCACACCGCCGGGTACCCGTCGCCGTCCCGGCCGTGCAGGGCAATCGTCACACCTTCCAGGAACGGTCTCGGTGAAGGTGCGGTCACGGGCTGGACCACCTGGACGACTGGTCGGCGGGGCTCCCGGCCGGGAGCGGCCGGGCTTCCCGGGCGAGCGCGGCAGACGAGCCGACAAGCGGACCGACAAGCGGGCGGGTGCGGCAGGCGTCCGCGTCGCCCCGCCGCGCAAGCACCCGGGTCAGCGCGTGGACCTCACACCCCGCCCTCGTTGAGCAGCGCGACCAGGGCATCGGCCGCGGGGGCCGAGGACGCCGGGTTCTGTCCGGTGATCAGCAAGCCGTCCCGCTGGACGTACGGCTCCCAGTCACCCGCCCTGGAGTACGCCCCGCCGAGCTTGACCAGTTCGTCCTCGACCAGGAACGGGACGACGTCGGTGAGTTGGACGGCCTCCTCCTCGGAGTTGGTGAACCCGGTGACCCGCTTGCCCGAGACCAGCGGGCTGCCGTCCTCGTTGACGACATGCCGCAGGACGCCCGGGGCGTGGCACACCAGAGCCACCGGCCTGCCCGAGCGCAGGGTGGTCTCGATCAGCCGCGCCGAGACCGGGTCCTCTGCCAGGTCCCAGAGCGGACCGTGGCCGCCGGAGTAGAAGACCGCGTCGAAGCCGTGGGCCGGGACCGCGTCGAGGCGCACGGTGTGCGCCAGCGCCCCGGTCGCCTCCGGGTCGGCCTCGAAGCGTCGGGTCAGGTCGGTCTGGAACTGGGGCTCGTTGCTCTTGGGGTCCAACGGCGGCTGCCCGCCTTGGGGAGAGGCGAGCACGATCTGCGCACCGGACTCCTTGAACCGGTAGTACGGCGCCGCCAGCTCCTCCAGCCAGAACCCGGTCCTGCGGCCGGTGTCCCCCAGCTCGTCGTGCGAGGTGAGGACGATCAGAATCTTCATGACGCGCTCCTGTTCGAGTGGACCGACGTGGCCCGACGCCACCCGTGCCGTCGGTTCGGCCGGGGTGCACGGGTACCAACCACTCATAGGTTCCTCTGCCGGGACCGTCCATGGGAGCAACCGGACCAGAGCAATCGCGTGACAGTCGATCGCTGCGTACCGCCCGCACAGTGACGGCCGCGTGCGCGTCACCATCCCTGACCGCTGCCGCGAACCCGGTGGCTGTGCCGCCCTGGCCACCCCTGTACCCGGGCAAGTACCCGGGCAGGTCCGCGACCCGGGCCGACCGGTGTGGGAGCGACACCTGGTGAACGACGGACAACCAGCCACCCGCCCTTTCCCCTGAACCGAGAGGGAGCCCAATGCCCCCACCCGCACACTGCTGCTGCCCATGACGGTGCTCCGGCCGAACATCCCGAGTCCACACCGTCACCGCGCCGCGCACCCAGCCAGCCTGCCCATGAGCCAGTCCGACGGGGTTCGTGCGGGTCGGGTCAGGCGGGCGGGGCTGTGGGGCGGTGGGCGGTCACCGTGATCGTGGCCATGCCCAGCTCTTGGAGGCCGGGCCGGGAGAGCGCTGCCAGGACGGTCGGCACGTCGTCGGGGAGAACATCCGGGAGCTCGGCGATCTCGGTGGCGAGCCGGTCGACGGTGAGCCGCCAGAACGTGCCCATCGGGGTGTCGTGCGCCACCGTGGGGACGTGCGTGCGCATGTCGACGTCGACGAGGCCGTGGGCAGTGGCGGTTCGGGCCAGGTCCCGGCCCCAGTCCGTGCAGTCTGTACCCAGGCGCTCGGCGAGCACCCGCAGGGCTCCGAGCGACACCCGGCGGTAGCGGGGGTCCCGGGATGCCTCAAGGGAGAAAAGCGCCGGTTCCTCGATGACCAGGCGTCCACCGGGCGCCAGCCATCGCAGGATCCGGGCGAACACGGCCTCCCGGTCGGGCAGGTGGTGAAGCAGGTAGCGGACGTGGATCAGGTCGAACCCCGCTTCGGGGAGTTCGTCGCGGGTCACGTCGTGGCGCAGCACGGTGAGCCGGTCGTGCCGGAGGTCGGCGAGGAACCGGGGGTCGAGGTCGGTGGTGGTGACGTGGGCACTGGGCAGGCGGTCGAGGACGAGCCGGGTGAGGGTGCCGGCGCCGGCCGCGAGTTCGAGGACCCGGCGGACCGGGCGGGCCGGTCCGGCTGCGGGGGTGAGCAGGGCCAGCGTCGACTCCTCGTCGAGGACGGCGGCCAGGGCGAGAAGGCGGGCGTGCTCTTGCGCGTCGGCGCCGCTGAAGATCCGCTCCCCGTACCGTTCGGCGGGATGTTCGGCAGGGGGCTCGGCCGGACGTTCGGCTCGGGTGGTGGTCATCGGGGTCTCCGGGAGGCCGGGATGGCGGGCAGGAGGGTGAGGTCCGCTGGCGAGAGGCTGTCGGGGCGTTGGTGTCCGGTGAGAGTGAGTGCCCCGGTGAACTCGGTCTCCAGGCAGCGCAGGACGTGCTCGACGCCGGCCCGCCCCCCGGTGGCCAGGCCGTAGAGCCACGGCCGGCCGATCATGACCGCGCTCGCCCCGAGGGCCAGCGCGATCAGCACGTCGGTGCCGGTGCGGACTCCGGAGTCGAAGAGGACGGGGATCTGATCGCCGACGGCTTCGGCCACGAGGGGCAGGCAGTCCAGGGCGGCTGGGCCGCTGTCGAGTTGGCGACCGCCGTGATTGGAGACGATCAGGGCGTCGGCGCCCGCGTCGCGGAGCCGGACCGCCTCGTCCGCCCGGCACACTCCCTTGACGGCGAGGGGAAGGTCTGTCCAGGAGCGGAGGAGTTCGAGGTCCCCGGGGGCCAGGGCGGGGCGGGTGTAGTAGCGGTTCCAGGCCACGGCGGCGGCTCGTACCTCGGCCGGGCCGAGGGCCCGGGCGGGTTCCGGGGACGGTTCCTGGGAGAGTCCGGCGAGTTCGCGGAAGCGCGGGTCGGAGAGGTAGTTGCCCAGCCCGTGACCCCGGCCGAACGGGAAGAAGCCGGTGTCCAGTTCGCGGGTCCGCCAGCCGGCCACGTGGCAGTCGCCCTGGAGCACGACGGCCGTGTAGCCGGCCTTCTCGGCGCGTTCGAGGAGCGAG
Coding sequences:
- a CDS encoding phosphotransferase — encoded protein: MTDITRAIAAATSVAVSLGLSADDAIVLHTSNRLALRLTPCNVLARVGPAGHEAAPFEVELAQRLARAGCPTGLLEPRVDPRVYTRDGFTVTLWTYYAPVTPHVSPDGYAKALERLHAGMRKVGGPSPRFTDRIAEAEGIVACPDLSPALADADRAFLGGRLGSLRRAVESRGAVEQLLHGEPHPGNVLSTEGGLLFIDLETCCRGPVEFDLAHVPEAVCEHYPNVDQGLLDECRQLVLAMVAAWRWERGDQLPNGRRFGEEFLRLLRAGPPWPTLDTVIRRPDGPEKTPKVTRRR
- a CDS encoding alpha-hydroxy-acid oxidizing protein, with protein sequence MGYTGGYQSAVFAAGGSPFPFTVEGLVEAAREALPSRTFAYIAGGAGRERTVAANEEAFARWGLTYRILRDGRPADTSCTILDTPMSLPVMLAPAGVAELAHPEAEKAAAEAAAAVGVVQVLSSASSTPLEEVARAAPEGRRWFQFAWPDDGSLARSLLERAEKAGYTAVVLQGDCHVAGWRTRELDTGFFPFGRGHGLGNYLSDPRFRELAGLSQEPSPEPARALGPAEVRAAAVAWNRYYTRPALAPGDLELLRSWTDLPLAVKGVCRADEAVRLRDAGADALIVSNHGGRQLDSGPAALDCLPLVAEAVGDQIPVLFDSGVRTGTDVLIALALGASAVMIGRPWLYGLATGGRAGVEHVLRCLETEFTGALTLTGHQRPDSLSPADLTLLPAIPASRRPR
- a CDS encoding CPCC family cysteine-rich protein; its protein translation is MDEIDRQIQAELAELDALEAAEARGEYLPLPVSTEPPPPEGWFPCPCCGHQMFSGVGDYEICAVCSWEDDLVQLRVPWSFGANAVCLMEAQANYRRYGAMEERFVTKVRPAAPNEPLDPGFRPVDLARDSFERLGDTGPLPSDLSVLYWWRPSYWRRSEPPTGQFFTPDR
- a CDS encoding class I SAM-dependent methyltransferase, which gives rise to MTTTRAERPAEPPAEHPAERYGERIFSGADAQEHARLLALAAVLDEESTLALLTPAAGPARPVRRVLELAAGAGTLTRLVLDRLPSAHVTTTDLDPRFLADLRHDRLTVLRHDVTRDELPEAGFDLIHVRYLLHHLPDREAVFARILRWLAPGGRLVIEEPALFSLEASRDPRYRRVSLGALRVLAERLGTDCTDWGRDLARTATAHGLVDVDMRTHVPTVAHDTPMGTFWRLTVDRLATEIAELPDVLPDDVPTVLAALSRPGLQELGMATITVTAHRPTAPPA
- a CDS encoding DEAD/DEAH box helicase; amino-acid sequence: MGIDLRDHQVEAVDAIIRGLDIPPGKRVPRTGIRGQVRSACGTGKTVMAAAAARRMLPHGRVLVVVPTLELLTQTVREWRKVGHEGPAVAVCSLQDDAELWSMEVRCTTSPVRLALWHGTGPVTVYATYASLGVLVEAFEGVYGQQLAPMDLVVVDEAHRTSGSLGKAWADVHDHTVIPSARRLYMTATPRIWQERPPHQEVREGRRDALPEEMAASMDDTGIFGPVLYELTLAQAVTRGLLARYQIIVVELADPVVTPERLGSEERHEEEIRGERLAALQAAMLRTAVDHDLKTMITFHHRTIEAEAYATGLPAVAKRLHTADPGRYPKTVWAGWLQGEHPAEHRRQILEEFAARTGLAMLSNCKVLGEGVDIRAVDSVALLDPKDAPHDIVQAIGRALRQKPDEGKLASLVVPVFLGPEEQPEDMFTSGSYKPLVNVLQGLRAHDESAVELLAIPQEPQKQSVEPSLHIGPAPGEGEAESRLLLRFSVPRDPVMIAEWVSFNVIDTERQDWARGYAALKRYVLREGHALVPYGHREQPGPYPLGYWVSQQRKTYRAGTLTGKRAERLKQLGMVWEAEDAAFQENLAAARAWAEQHWGLCAPRAAVALGKPVGQWLSNLRRPGVLDGYPERAAALAAIDPDWNPDWPVEWQRTYAYVRELLADEGTSTTTGSGTGIAVLQPGVTVHGTDVGRWLHRQRQHTVWRGLMDGQRERLARLGITPLPAPAKTRGKAGKGVGAFERGVAALAQYKTRTGTVVVPRGHTEVLEDGWGPDGDGEKTEVRLGVWMSNTKTRRTGLTDDKLAILAALGLHWTGTEAGAGAA
- a CDS encoding type 1 glutamine amidotransferase domain-containing protein — encoded protein: MKILIVLTSHDELGDTGRRTGFWLEELAAPYYRFKESGAQIVLASPQGGQPPLDPKSNEPQFQTDLTRRFEADPEATGALAHTVRLDAVPAHGFDAVFYSGGHGPLWDLAEDPVSARLIETTLRSGRPVALVCHAPGVLRHVVNEDGSPLVSGKRVTGFTNSEEEAVQLTDVVPFLVEDELVKLGGAYSRAGDWEPYVQRDGLLITGQNPASSAPAADALVALLNEGGV